CAACTGATCGGGTGGGTCGACTGGCGGCCGAAGAACTCGGCCTCGAACTCCCGGATGGACTCATTCGGGAGACGCGTCGCGGACTGCACGCAACACTTGATGACTTTGAGTAGAGACTCGTGACGGTTCGGGGCTTTCAAGCCGCCCCACTCGAAGCCACCAGTATGAACGTGGAAGGGACCATTCTTGTGGGTCCGGAGTTCGAGCCACGCGAGGGGCGCGTGGTGGTCGACGACGGCGAGATTCAGGCCATCGAGGAGACAGACACCGACTCGACCGACATTATCGTGCCGGCGTTCGTCAACGCCCACACCCATATCGGCGACTCGATTGCCAAGGAGGCTGGCGGCGGGCTCTCGTTGGACGACTTGGTCGCGCCGCCGGACGGACTCAAACACCAACTGCTCCGAGAGACCGACCGCGAGACGACGGTCGACGCGATGGCGCGGTCACTGAAACTGATGGAGGAGACGGGGACAGCCGCCTTCATCGAGTTCCGCGAGGGCGGCGTCGACGGTGTCGCTATGCTCCGCGACGCACTGGCGGGTCGACGGATCGACCCCGTGATTCTCGGTCGGGAAACAGCGGCTGCAATGGAGGCAGGCGACGGCTTTGGAGCCTCCGGCCCACGGGACAACGACTTTGATCAGCTCCGCGACGCGACCCGACAGGCCGGGAAACTGTTTGGAATTCACGCGGGCGAGCGAGACCCCGATGACATTCATCCCGCCTTAGATCTCGATCCCGATTTTCTGGTGCACTTGGTCCATGCCGAGGAGCCCCATCTCGACCGGATCGAGGACGGCGAGATTCCGGCGGTCGTCTGTCCACGGTCGAACCTCGTGACGAACGTCGGTGTGCCGCCGGTTCGCCAACTGACCGAGCGGACCACCGTCGCACTCGGCACCGACAACGTCATGATGAACAGCCCGTCGATGTTCCGCGAGATGGAGTTCCTCTCGAAACTCACGGATCTCTCAACAGAAACGATTTTGCGGATGGCAACCCTAAACGGCGCGAAAATCGCCGGGCTGAACTGCGGAGTCATTGAGGAGGGCCGGGACGCCAAACTGCTCGTTCTCGATGGCGACTCCGACAACCTCTGTTATGCCAAAGACATCGTCCGGGCAGTCGTCCGACGCGCGGGGCAGGCTGATATCAAGCGCGTTCACCTCTGAAAAACCGACAGCACACAGATAGTCGACGAACGCAGACTGTCACCAAAAATGTCAGAATTGTTTTATGAGTTGGTTCTTTACCATATAGTATGGCTCAGCGGACAACAGCCGACGAGCAACGCTCCCGAGAAGAGG
This sequence is a window from Halohasta litchfieldiae. Protein-coding genes within it:
- a CDS encoding amidohydrolase family protein; the protein is MNVEGTILVGPEFEPREGRVVVDDGEIQAIEETDTDSTDIIVPAFVNAHTHIGDSIAKEAGGGLSLDDLVAPPDGLKHQLLRETDRETTVDAMARSLKLMEETGTAAFIEFREGGVDGVAMLRDALAGRRIDPVILGRETAAAMEAGDGFGASGPRDNDFDQLRDATRQAGKLFGIHAGERDPDDIHPALDLDPDFLVHLVHAEEPHLDRIEDGEIPAVVCPRSNLVTNVGVPPVRQLTERTTVALGTDNVMMNSPSMFREMEFLSKLTDLSTETILRMATLNGAKIAGLNCGVIEEGRDAKLLVLDGDSDNLCYAKDIVRAVVRRAGQADIKRVHL